In the genome of Gloeotrichia echinulata CP02, one region contains:
- a CDS encoding Uma2 family endonuclease, translating to MIAAKDKPIHFTPEEYFTWEEQQLEKHELIDGQVYAMTGGSVNHSRTAIRFTTMFDTHLDASSCITGNSNLRVNIVGTNNYTYPDVSVTCDDRDKTTTQYITYPCLIVEVLTSSTEAYDRGGKFRMYRQNPALIDYLLVSSTSIEIDLYHKNDAGDWLIINYKAGDTIELKSINLNFAIEQVYRGLTLEPGNKEINTNSLHIEA from the coding sequence ATGATCGCAGCCAAAGACAAACCCATACACTTCACCCCAGAAGAATATTTCACTTGGGAAGAACAGCAACTAGAAAAACACGAACTAATCGACGGTCAAGTTTATGCTATGACTGGCGGTAGCGTTAATCATAGCCGCACTGCAATTCGATTTACGACTATGTTTGATACCCATTTAGACGCTAGTAGTTGCATAACAGGTAACTCAAACCTGAGAGTTAATATTGTTGGCACAAATAACTATACCTACCCAGATGTCAGCGTCACCTGCGACGATCGCGATAAAACCACAACCCAATATATTACCTACCCCTGCTTAATCGTCGAAGTTCTCACCTCCAGCACCGAAGCCTACGACAGAGGTGGAAAATTCAGAATGTACCGCCAAAACCCAGCCTTAATCGATTACCTACTAGTCAGTTCCACCAGCATCGAAATCGACCTATATCACAAAAACGACGCAGGCGATTGGTTGATTATCAACTACAAAGCAGGCGACACAATCGAACTCAAAAGCATTAACCTCAATTTCGCCATTGAACAAGTCTATCGCGGTTTAACCCTCGAACCAGGGAATAAGGAAATTAACACCAATTCCCTACACATAGAAGCATAG
- a CDS encoding DUF4276 family protein, with translation MKTVLETILPKLIPEYISYICIAHQGKQDLTKSIPKKIKAFNFKPDTKFIIVHDQDSHDCKKLKADLLQLCQEAGKPEAMIRIICRELESWFLGDLTAIEKAYGLKPQSLNKKQYQNKFRYPDRLNSAKEELRKLVPEYYPGTHSKAIAPYLSLTENKSRSFQVFLDGINKILD, from the coding sequence ATGAAAACTGTACTAGAGACTATTCTTCCAAAATTAATTCCTGAGTATATTAGCTATATTTGTATCGCCCATCAAGGTAAACAAGATCTTACCAAATCGATTCCTAAGAAGATCAAAGCCTTTAACTTTAAGCCTGACACAAAATTTATAATCGTTCACGATCAAGATTCCCATGACTGCAAAAAGCTGAAAGCAGATCTATTGCAACTTTGCCAAGAAGCAGGGAAACCAGAGGCAATGATCCGCATTATTTGCCGTGAATTAGAATCTTGGTTTCTCGGAGATCTCACCGCTATCGAAAAAGCTTATGGACTAAAGCCTCAAAGTCTGAATAAAAAACAATATCAAAACAAGTTTCGCTATCCAGATCGACTCAACTCCGCGAAAGAAGAACTCAGAAAGTTAGTTCCAGAATATTACCCCGGTACTCACTCCAAAGCGATCGCGCCCTATTTATCCTTAACTGAAAATAAATCTCGTAGTTTTCAAGTTTTTCTCGATGGCATCAATAAAATTCTAGATTGA
- a CDS encoding protein kinase: MIGKLLDHRYQVIRVLATGGFGQTYIAQDTRRPGNPVCVVKHLKPASSDPRVFDTAKRLFQSEAETLEHLGNHDQIPRLLAYFDENQEFYLVQEFIAGPTLGEELVPGQPWGESQVLQLLQEVLEILEFVHSQGVIHRDIKPDNIIRRTADNKFVLVDFGAVKQLRTQLVSSGGQPTATVVIGTPGYMPTEQGQGKPRPNSDIYSLGIIAIQALTGVPAAQLEEDPDTGEILWEHLLPGNSRLAAVLSKMVRYHFKDRYQTATEALRASVEAMNLVAVSSFSPASPKVKNTNYQPVKSPSQLSPQKTIAVAPANPAITKPGRQDSSRPDPLPLLVGILLAGGAAALVTNFYPNVQNVVANITGEDLSAKSKCLAVVVGNSNIRSQPISINSDNIVQTVGDDTKFEVTGKRTKGGWVELKRKSKSLAWAHSDVITNNEEVVSCLRDKGIAIKIVDDSSLIATRPLTKVKPKSGDVVTPAPEKPNPFNTPAPEKPNPFNFNPFTSDSEKSKPDENKDKTLEAAKKKYESGDLQGAIALLKSISGNAASSFQETATTIAQWQQDWAKADALFNDISTAVEQGQWDKVLDYQKHPEKLPNIQYWQKKLEPLFAQAAENLAKQALPNLDNQDHPQPKLPHREKIKTEDTPNSTENPAKN; encoded by the coding sequence ATGATCGGCAAGTTACTAGACCATCGTTACCAAGTAATTAGAGTCCTTGCCACGGGGGGATTTGGTCAAACCTACATTGCCCAAGATACCAGGCGTCCAGGGAACCCCGTCTGCGTTGTCAAGCACCTCAAACCCGCTAGTTCCGACCCCAGAGTTTTTGACACGGCTAAACGTCTATTCCAGAGTGAAGCCGAAACTTTAGAACATCTGGGTAATCACGACCAGATACCGAGGCTGCTGGCTTATTTTGACGAAAACCAAGAATTCTATTTAGTCCAAGAATTTATTGCAGGCCCTACCCTGGGTGAGGAACTTGTACCAGGTCAACCCTGGGGTGAAAGCCAAGTCCTGCAATTGTTACAGGAAGTGTTGGAGATTCTCGAATTTGTCCATAGTCAAGGGGTGATTCACCGCGACATCAAGCCGGATAATATCATCCGTCGCACTGCTGACAATAAATTCGTTTTAGTAGATTTTGGCGCCGTTAAACAACTGCGAACACAGTTAGTTTCATCTGGGGGACAACCTACAGCCACGGTAGTTATTGGCACTCCCGGTTATATGCCTACGGAACAAGGACAAGGTAAACCCCGCCCCAACAGTGATATTTATTCCCTAGGGATCATTGCTATTCAAGCCCTGACGGGAGTACCTGCAGCACAATTAGAAGAAGACCCCGATACAGGAGAAATCCTCTGGGAGCATTTATTACCAGGAAACTCGCGGTTAGCTGCAGTCTTGAGTAAGATGGTGCGTTATCACTTCAAAGACCGCTACCAAACAGCCACAGAAGCACTGCGAGCCTCTGTGGAGGCGATGAATCTTGTTGCAGTATCATCTTTTTCGCCAGCATCCCCCAAGGTCAAAAATACCAACTACCAACCAGTTAAATCCCCATCTCAATTATCTCCACAGAAAACCATTGCTGTTGCACCGGCAAATCCCGCCATTACTAAACCTGGTCGTCAAGACTCTAGCAGACCCGACCCATTACCCCTATTAGTGGGAATATTATTAGCAGGTGGTGCGGCGGCTTTGGTGACAAATTTCTATCCAAATGTGCAAAATGTGGTTGCTAATATTACGGGTGAAGATCTGTCTGCAAAAAGCAAATGTTTAGCCGTTGTCGTTGGTAATTCTAATATCCGTTCTCAACCGATTTCAATTAATTCTGATAATATTGTCCAAACTGTGGGTGATGATACCAAATTTGAGGTGACAGGTAAGCGGACAAAAGGGGGTTGGGTAGAACTAAAACGTAAATCTAAAAGTTTGGCTTGGGCGCACTCAGATGTCATCACTAATAATGAAGAAGTAGTTTCTTGTTTGCGAGACAAAGGCATTGCAATTAAGATAGTAGATGATAGTAGTTTGATTGCGACTCGACCACTAACGAAAGTAAAACCAAAATCTGGCGATGTCGTCACACCAGCGCCAGAAAAACCAAATCCATTCAATACACCAGCGCCAGAAAAACCAAATCCATTCAATTTCAATCCCTTTACTTCCGATTCGGAAAAATCAAAGCCTGATGAAAATAAGGACAAGACCTTAGAAGCAGCGAAAAAGAAGTATGAATCGGGAGATTTACAAGGTGCGATCGCCCTGCTAAAATCAATTTCAGGAAATGCTGCATCTAGTTTCCAAGAAACAGCCACAACAATTGCCCAGTGGCAACAAGATTGGGCTAAAGCAGATGCTCTATTTAATGATATAAGTACTGCAGTTGAACAAGGGCAATGGGATAAAGTTTTAGATTATCAAAAACATCCTGAAAAGTTGCCGAATATTCAATATTGGCAAAAAAAATTAGAACCTTTGTTTGCACAAGCAGCCGAAAATCTAGCCAAACAAGCACTCCCTAACTTAGACAACCAAGATCATCCTCAACCCAAACTTCCTCATAGAGAGAAAATCAAGACTGAAGATACTCCCAACAGCACAGAAAATCCTGCAAAAAATTAA
- a CDS encoding lysylphosphatidylglycerol synthase domain-containing protein — protein sequence MIKKILRWFILGGTLFFLGKALKDHWVEVTAIHIDGVGWAILAIATGVTILAHTWAGWIWTWILYELNQPVETFEFIQVYLKTNIAKYLPGNIWHHYGRIVAAKNARIPAGAATLSVLLEPLLMAAAALIIILVFGSQFTAYNTSFGLQILQFLSLVIVLCAVHPWFLNPVIRFLHRLKRKKSDTNINSSIGFYLERYPLRPLLGELGFLGLRSTGFILTLFALGPLDMSKIPLLLGAFSFAWLLGFLVPGAPGGLGVFEATAIALLQYRFPIAIVISAIALYRLISIVAETAAAVLAWLDENLAKS from the coding sequence ATGATCAAGAAAATTCTCCGCTGGTTCATTTTGGGTGGGACTCTGTTTTTCCTAGGGAAAGCCCTCAAGGATCACTGGGTGGAAGTGACGGCTATTCACATTGATGGGGTAGGATGGGCAATTTTAGCGATCGCCACAGGTGTAACAATACTTGCACATACATGGGCAGGCTGGATATGGACTTGGATTCTGTACGAGTTAAATCAACCTGTGGAGACTTTTGAGTTTATCCAAGTTTACCTCAAAACGAACATTGCAAAGTATTTACCTGGGAATATTTGGCATCACTACGGGCGAATTGTCGCGGCAAAAAATGCTAGGATTCCTGCTGGGGCTGCTACTTTAAGTGTTTTGCTAGAACCACTGCTGATGGCTGCGGCGGCTTTAATCATTATTCTTGTATTTGGTAGCCAATTTACGGCTTATAATACTAGTTTTGGACTGCAAATATTACAATTTCTCAGTTTGGTTATTGTGCTTTGTGCTGTTCATCCCTGGTTTTTGAATCCAGTTATCCGCTTTTTGCACAGACTGAAAAGGAAAAAGTCTGATACTAATATCAACTCCAGCATTGGTTTCTATCTTGAACGCTATCCCCTGCGTCCTTTGTTAGGAGAATTGGGCTTTTTGGGATTGCGTAGTACTGGATTTATCTTAACTCTGTTTGCCCTGGGTCCATTGGATATGAGTAAAATTCCTTTGCTGTTAGGCGCTTTTAGTTTCGCCTGGTTGTTAGGGTTTTTGGTTCCGGGGGCGCCTGGTGGGTTGGGTGTGTTTGAAGCAACGGCGATCGCCCTTCTTCAATACCGTTTTCCAATTGCAATAGTAATTAGTGCGATCGCTCTCTATCGTCTGATTAGTATTGTCGCTGAAACTGCTGCTGCTGTCTTGGCTTGGCTTGATGAAAACTTGGCTAAATCCTGA
- the ndhL gene encoding NAD(P)H-quinone oxidoreductase subunit L, whose protein sequence is MIVALLYLILAGAYLLVIPVAVLFYLKQRWYVVSSVERTFMYFLVFFFFPGLLVLSPFVNIRPQRRQIV, encoded by the coding sequence ATGATTGTAGCGCTACTGTATCTGATTTTGGCTGGAGCTTATTTGTTAGTCATTCCCGTGGCTGTGTTGTTTTACCTGAAGCAACGGTGGTATGTGGTTAGCTCTGTGGAGCGCACCTTCATGTACTTTCTCGTGTTCTTCTTCTTTCCTGGTTTGTTAGTTCTATCGCCGTTTGTCAATATTCGACCCCAGCGGCGCCAAATTGTTTAA
- a CDS encoding DUF3007 family protein — protein MRRIDAIGISFGIFVAGGLGYALLQLVGLDAVKAGIWSQVLLVSGLVGWLVTYMFRAVGQKMTYHQQREEYEQAFLSKRLAELTDEELAKIQAEIAQEEQSQL, from the coding sequence ATGCGACGGATTGACGCTATTGGAATTAGCTTTGGGATTTTTGTTGCTGGCGGCTTAGGATATGCTCTATTGCAGCTAGTAGGTTTAGATGCAGTTAAAGCTGGTATATGGAGCCAAGTCTTGCTAGTCAGTGGTTTGGTTGGCTGGTTAGTTACCTATATGTTCCGTGCGGTGGGGCAGAAAATGACCTACCATCAACAACGAGAAGAGTATGAACAAGCGTTTTTGTCAAAGCGCCTGGCTGAACTCACGGATGAAGAATTAGCAAAAATTCAAGCTGAAATTGCACAAGAAGAACAAAGTCAGCTTTGA
- a CDS encoding heterocyst differentiation related protein — protein MSESMAFIGGVAVAGLAALVLLKGTGNPIQPNFAVAPQMPSVVQQPYIQPQPPYPYGQAIPPYVPPTSPNTEQRVELESLKGQMDRLKSDNEQLRAANQQLQWQFQQNQQNQLLTQQSNQKAALQPQNGWWSSPILWLVGGVTLTVGGGVVVAGLLALFSPKQRTTRTVQVIHPYQGATPPLVPVRRAEFLPPRSETRRMETPEYDEMR, from the coding sequence ATGAGTGAGAGTATGGCATTTATCGGCGGAGTCGCGGTTGCTGGACTGGCGGCTCTCGTATTACTTAAGGGGACAGGTAATCCTATACAGCCTAACTTCGCAGTGGCACCGCAAATGCCCTCTGTAGTGCAACAGCCGTATATTCAACCACAACCACCCTATCCATATGGCCAAGCAATACCACCATATGTGCCGCCCACTAGTCCCAATACTGAACAGCGTGTGGAATTGGAATCGCTTAAGGGGCAGATGGATCGCTTAAAAAGCGATAATGAACAGTTGAGGGCAGCAAACCAACAATTACAGTGGCAATTTCAACAAAATCAACAGAACCAGCTACTCACCCAACAGAGTAACCAAAAAGCAGCTTTACAGCCGCAAAATGGCTGGTGGTCTTCCCCAATTCTCTGGTTAGTGGGAGGTGTGACTCTGACTGTTGGTGGTGGCGTTGTCGTTGCTGGTCTATTGGCTTTGTTTTCACCCAAGCAGCGTACTACTCGTACTGTACAGGTGATTCACCCCTATCAAGGTGCAACACCTCCGTTGGTTCCTGTACGTCGTGCTGAGTTTTTACCCCCTCGCTCAGAAACAAGACGAATGGAAACCCCAGAATACGACGAAATGCGTTAA
- a CDS encoding AAA family ATPase translates to MKIVSIKIKNYRAFESLEIKEIPPFCVIIGANGTGKSTLFDIFGFLRDALKNNIRQALQIRGGFNEVVTRGKEQEDIEIELKFRMKILETERLVTYILIVGKEEKGRPVVKREILRYKRGEYGSPYHFLDFQQGKGYAITNEENFEQTDEELEREEQQLESSDILAIKGLGQFQRFKAASAFRSLIENWHVSDFHISDARGSKDVSYAEHLTPTGDNMAVVAQYIYQYHSDIFQAILNKMKERVPGISQVEAKETEDGRLILKFQDQAFKDPFIDRYVSDGTMKMFAYLILLFDPQPHPLLCVEEPENQLYPSLLHELAEEFASYAHRGGQVFVSTHSPDFLNAVPLESIFWLTKEQGITKMFRASDNETLNNLVKAGDLPGYLWNQGWFEGVAP, encoded by the coding sequence ATGAAAATTGTTTCTATAAAAATTAAAAATTATCGAGCCTTTGAATCTCTAGAAATCAAAGAAATTCCACCATTTTGCGTTATCATCGGAGCCAATGGTACAGGTAAATCTACCCTATTCGATATTTTTGGTTTTCTCCGTGATGCCCTAAAAAATAATATTCGTCAAGCCCTTCAAATCCGAGGTGGATTTAATGAAGTCGTCACTAGAGGCAAAGAACAAGAAGATATCGAAATAGAACTAAAATTCCGCATGAAAATTCTGGAGACAGAGCGCCTCGTCACTTATATTTTAATTGTTGGAAAAGAAGAAAAAGGACGACCCGTAGTAAAAAGAGAAATACTACGCTACAAGCGTGGGGAATACGGTTCCCCATACCACTTTTTAGACTTTCAGCAAGGTAAAGGTTATGCGATCACTAACGAAGAAAATTTTGAACAAACTGACGAAGAATTAGAACGCGAAGAACAACAACTCGAATCTAGCGATATCTTAGCAATTAAAGGACTGGGGCAATTTCAACGCTTCAAAGCCGCTAGTGCCTTTCGTTCACTAATTGAAAATTGGCATGTTTCCGATTTCCATATCAGCGATGCCAGAGGTAGCAAAGATGTATCCTATGCCGAACATCTTACTCCTACAGGCGATAATATGGCAGTGGTTGCTCAATATATTTATCAATACCATTCTGACATTTTTCAAGCTATTCTCAACAAAATGAAAGAAAGAGTCCCCGGTATTTCTCAAGTAGAAGCAAAAGAAACAGAAGACGGTAGACTAATTCTCAAATTTCAAGACCAAGCTTTTAAAGATCCCTTCATTGATCGCTATGTTTCTGATGGCACAATGAAAATGTTTGCCTATTTAATTCTGCTCTTCGATCCTCAACCCCATCCTTTACTATGCGTCGAAGAACCCGAAAACCAACTTTATCCTAGTTTACTTCACGAACTTGCTGAAGAATTTGCTAGTTATGCCCACAGAGGCGGACAAGTCTTTGTGTCTACCCATTCTCCTGACTTTCTTAATGCTGTTCCCCTAGAAAGTATTTTCTGGTTGACAAAAGAACAAGGAATTACTAAAATGTTTCGAGCCAGCGATAATGAAACCCTCAACAACTTAGTGAAAGCAGGAGATTTACCTGGATATCTCTGGAATCAAGGCTGGTTTGAAGGAGTCGCCCCCTGA
- the trpA gene encoding tryptophan synthase subunit alpha produces the protein MTAISDCFETLGRNRECALIPFITAGDPNLETTAAALQVLDRNGADIIELGVPYSDPLADGPVIQAAATRALERGTTLDQVLEMLQATTPSLRSPIILFTYYNPILHRGIDKFLAQIAAAGVAGLVVPDLPLEEAAGLLHPAKDRGIDLTLLVAPTSSAERIEAIARSSEGFIYLVSVTGVTGMRSQIEMRVSDLLKQIRAVTQKPIGVGFGISGVSQARQVREWGADAAIVGSAFVNRLAQGTPEQGLSAIAEFCQSLKAAIKTNDNSTNTPVDKTGKVD, from the coding sequence ATGACTGCCATTTCTGATTGCTTTGAAACCTTGGGACGGAATCGCGAGTGCGCTCTAATTCCGTTTATTACTGCTGGTGATCCAAATTTAGAAACAACAGCAGCGGCTCTGCAAGTTCTCGATCGCAATGGAGCCGACATAATTGAACTGGGTGTACCCTACTCCGATCCTTTAGCAGATGGTCCTGTGATTCAAGCTGCTGCTACCCGCGCCTTGGAACGGGGAACAACATTGGATCAAGTCCTGGAAATGCTGCAAGCAACCACACCTAGCTTGCGATCGCCTATCATCCTGTTTACCTATTACAACCCAATTTTGCACCGGGGGATAGATAAGTTTCTGGCGCAAATTGCGGCTGCAGGGGTAGCGGGTTTGGTAGTTCCTGATTTGCCCTTAGAAGAGGCTGCGGGGTTACTCCACCCAGCCAAAGATAGGGGTATTGATTTAACCTTGTTAGTGGCGCCTACAAGTTCTGCCGAACGTATAGAAGCGATCGCTCGCTCCTCCGAGGGATTTATCTATTTGGTAAGTGTGACGGGGGTAACGGGGATGCGATCGCAAATCGAAATGCGAGTTTCTGATTTACTCAAGCAAATTCGTGCGGTGACTCAAAAGCCTATTGGAGTTGGTTTTGGCATTTCTGGCGTATCTCAAGCCCGTCAGGTGCGAGAATGGGGAGCGGATGCAGCGATAGTGGGGAGCGCTTTTGTCAACCGTTTGGCACAAGGGACTCCAGAGCAAGGGCTAAGTGCGATCGCTGAATTTTGTCAAAGTCTCAAGGCGGCGATCAAAACCAACGACAATAGTACAAATACTCCTGTTGATAAAACTGGGAAAGTAGATTAA
- a CDS encoding transposase, which yields MLVLEAKLKGKPSQYNLIDEAIRTALFIRNKALRHWMDNQGVGKNDLQKLCAVLAKEFDFADNLNSMARQASADRAWLAIKRFYDNCKAKKPGKKGFPRFKNRGHSVEYKTSGWQLSTDRKYITFSDGFNIGKLKLVGTRDLSFYSIQQIKRVRIVKRADGYYCQFCVDVERKEQHQHSGNQVGIDLGLEFFYTDSDGNTIENPRVLRKSEKALKRKQRKVSKSKKGSSNRRKAVKKLAKKHLKVSRQRKDFAVKTARALVQSSDLVVYEDLQVKNMVKNHHLAKSISDASWSLFTDWVDYYAKVFDTWAVAVAPHYTSQDCSVCGTRVKKSLSTRTHKCHSCGTILHRDHNAAIMILNKGLKSTVGRTESKAPGQNSLYLGGETPLDKLTG from the coding sequence ATGTTAGTCTTAGAAGCTAAGTTAAAAGGTAAACCAAGTCAGTACAATTTAATAGATGAAGCTATTAGAACTGCTTTGTTTATCCGTAACAAAGCTCTAAGACATTGGATGGATAATCAGGGCGTCGGTAAGAATGACCTTCAAAAGCTTTGTGCTGTTTTAGCCAAAGAGTTTGATTTTGCTGACAATCTTAACTCTATGGCTCGACAAGCGTCTGCTGATAGAGCATGGCTTGCAATTAAACGTTTTTATGACAATTGCAAAGCCAAGAAGCCAGGTAAAAAAGGATTCCCTAGATTTAAAAACCGGGGTCATTCTGTAGAGTACAAAACATCAGGGTGGCAGCTTTCTACTGATAGAAAATACATCACCTTCAGCGATGGTTTTAATATTGGTAAATTAAAGCTTGTTGGCACTCGTGACCTAAGTTTCTACTCTATCCAACAAATTAAACGTGTCAGAATAGTTAAACGCGCTGATGGTTATTATTGTCAATTCTGTGTTGATGTTGAGCGCAAGGAACAGCATCAGCATAGTGGAAATCAAGTAGGAATAGATTTAGGTTTAGAGTTTTTTTACACTGATTCTGACGGTAATACCATAGAGAATCCTAGAGTATTGCGAAAGTCTGAGAAGGCTTTAAAGCGCAAACAAAGGAAGGTTTCTAAATCTAAAAAAGGTTCATCTAATCGCCGTAAAGCTGTTAAGAAGTTAGCTAAAAAACACCTCAAGGTAAGTAGACAGCGTAAAGATTTTGCAGTTAAGACTGCAAGAGCGCTTGTCCAATCTAGCGATTTGGTAGTCTATGAGGACTTGCAGGTGAAGAACATGGTTAAAAACCATCATTTAGCTAAATCTATTAGCGATGCATCCTGGTCATTGTTCACTGATTGGGTGGACTACTACGCCAAAGTTTTTGACACTTGGGCGGTCGCAGTTGCACCTCACTACACCTCACAAGATTGTTCTGTTTGTGGGACGCGAGTTAAAAAATCATTGTCTACTCGTACCCACAAATGTCATTCTTGCGGGACAATTCTGCACCGTGACCACAATGCAGCGATTATGATTTTGAACAAAGGACTTAAAAGTACTGTGGGGCGCACAGAATCTAAAGCTCCTGGACAGAACAGCCTCTATCTAGGTGGGGAAACTCCTCTAGACAAGCTGACTGGGTGA
- the larC gene encoding nickel pincer cofactor biosynthesis protein LarC: MNKIAYLQCPTGISGDMCLGALVSLGVPIQYLSEKVNSLGIAEEYQLRAELVQRNGQQATKVHVDLSHDHDHHDHEHSHHHGRHLPEIEGMILQAGLPSRAEAWSLAVFRQLAVAEGAVHGIAPEKVHFHEVGAVDAIVDIVGTCLGLDWLGIESNQDGLPLLYCSAFPTGGGTVRAAHGQMAVPVPAVLKLWEMRGCPVYSNDIERELVTPTGAAIATTLALNFGSPPPITIQQVGLGAGTINLPIPNILRLWLGERASLESNITTAEDTSPTLETISVLETQIDDLNPQAIGYIFEVLFAAGAVDVFTQAIAMKKSRPGILLTVICHPENLLNCEAIIFRETTTLGIRRTTQQRAILQREIQQVETEYGTVRVKVAWKNKEVIANVQPEYEDCAKLAQKYNIPWREIHREALHTWYLQNK, encoded by the coding sequence ATGAATAAGATTGCTTATCTTCAATGTCCGACGGGAATTTCTGGTGATATGTGTCTGGGAGCCTTGGTAAGCCTAGGGGTTCCTATACAGTATTTGAGTGAAAAAGTCAATAGCTTGGGAATTGCTGAAGAGTACCAATTAAGGGCGGAACTGGTTCAGCGTAATGGTCAACAGGCTACTAAAGTCCATGTGGACTTAAGCCACGATCATGACCACCACGACCATGAACACAGTCATCATCATGGACGCCATCTGCCAGAAATCGAGGGGATGATTCTCCAAGCGGGGTTGCCATCAAGGGCAGAAGCTTGGAGTTTGGCGGTATTCCGACAACTAGCAGTAGCAGAAGGGGCAGTACATGGGATTGCACCTGAAAAAGTTCATTTTCATGAAGTGGGTGCCGTTGATGCGATTGTGGATATTGTCGGCACTTGTCTTGGGTTAGATTGGTTAGGTATTGAAAGCAATCAAGATGGATTGCCTCTACTATACTGCTCGGCCTTCCCGACAGGTGGAGGGACTGTTCGCGCTGCACACGGACAGATGGCTGTACCTGTACCAGCGGTATTGAAGTTGTGGGAAATGCGGGGGTGTCCGGTTTATAGCAACGATATTGAACGAGAATTAGTGACACCGACAGGCGCCGCGATCGCCACTACCCTAGCCCTCAATTTTGGTTCACCACCTCCAATTACGATTCAGCAGGTGGGACTAGGAGCAGGGACGATAAATTTACCCATACCCAATATACTACGCCTGTGGTTGGGTGAAAGGGCAAGTTTAGAGTCAAATATCACCACTGCTGAGGATACCAGCCCCACTTTAGAAACGATATCGGTGCTGGAAACGCAAATTGATGACTTAAATCCCCAGGCGATCGGCTATATTTTTGAAGTGTTATTTGCAGCGGGTGCTGTGGATGTCTTTACCCAAGCGATCGCCATGAAAAAATCCCGTCCGGGGATTTTACTGACGGTTATTTGTCATCCAGAAAATTTACTCAATTGTGAAGCGATTATCTTCCGGGAAACCACTACTTTAGGAATTCGTCGCACGACTCAACAAAGAGCCATTTTACAACGGGAAATTCAACAAGTAGAAACCGAATATGGAACTGTGCGCGTCAAAGTAGCATGGAAAAACAAAGAAGTGATAGCTAATGTGCAGCCTGAATATGAAGATTGTGCAAAATTAGCGCAAAAATACAATATTCCCTGGCGTGAAATTCACCGCGAAGCATTACACACTTGGTATTTACAAAATAAGTAG
- a CDS encoding Fic family protein, with the protein MLLSSSQLYEQFIEQVIGLSQEKDFSLTALISNYVSMNYQLKLEQIDKLKAWLDGFRPFDKTIIAELKKLYDVRFTYNSNAIEGNTLTQSETELVLTKGITIGGKTLDEHLEVIGHKEAIDYIESLAQKDTEINEWEIKQIHNLILRKINPDEAGCYRRLDVMAAGTNYLYPPHYLLSQLMTDFAIWLNSDAALKLHPVEYATMAHYRFVSIHPFRDGNGRTARLLMNLLLIRAGYPIVVINNQIRNDYINALAYGQQNQDDLGQLFDLVCDAVMTSLVETLRLLVTANSSREKGHVFYQEITDFIDNYLRV; encoded by the coding sequence ATGCTACTGTCTTCTTCTCAACTCTACGAGCAGTTTATTGAACAGGTAATTGGTTTAAGTCAAGAAAAAGACTTTTCATTGACTGCTTTAATAAGTAACTATGTGAGTATGAATTATCAGCTTAAATTAGAGCAAATAGACAAGTTAAAAGCTTGGTTAGATGGCTTTAGACCTTTTGATAAAACAATTATTGCGGAACTCAAAAAGCTGTATGATGTCCGCTTTACTTATAACTCTAATGCCATTGAAGGGAATACTTTAACTCAAAGTGAAACCGAGTTAGTGTTAACTAAAGGGATTACAATTGGCGGCAAAACTCTCGATGAACATTTAGAGGTGATTGGACATAAAGAGGCGATTGACTATATTGAGAGTTTAGCCCAAAAAGATACAGAAATTAATGAATGGGAAATTAAACAAATTCACAATCTTATTCTGAGGAAAATTAACCCTGATGAAGCAGGTTGTTATCGTAGACTGGATGTGATGGCAGCAGGAACAAATTATCTTTATCCTCCCCATTATTTACTGTCTCAATTAATGACAGATTTTGCAATTTGGCTCAATTCAGACGCTGCTTTAAAACTCCATCCAGTAGAATATGCAACAATGGCTCATTATCGTTTTGTCTCGATCCATCCTTTTCGGGATGGGAATGGGAGAACGGCTAGATTATTGATGAATTTACTCTTAATTCGTGCAGGGTATCCCATTGTGGTAATTAATAATCAAATTCGCAATGATTATATTAACGCTTTGGCTTATGGACAACAAAATCAAGATGATTTAGGTCAGCTTTTTGATTTAGTTTGTGATGCTGTTATGACTTCATTGGTGGAAACTTTAAGATTATTAGTAACTGCAAATAGCAGTCGAGAAAAGGGTCATGTTTTTTATCAGGAAATTACTGATTTTATTGATAATTATTTGAGGGTATAG